CAGGCGAGCGCCGAACCCGAATCCCGACGCGCGGGAAAGGAAGAGTCCGAGGGCGAAGAGCATCGCGGCGTACACCGGATAGATCATCGGCCCGCGTCGGCTGTAGATCTGCGTGAGGACGCCAACGCAGCTCTCACGACTCGCCATCCCGCTGCTGAAACCTCGATGCTGGTCTGACAGCCCTCTTCCACGACGCACCTGATCGCGAAGAACACAACACCTAAGCGTACTTCCGCGCCCTCCTCTCCGCAAAGATCCCCTCCGTTCGTTGACGCCAAAGCAGTAGCAAGCCATCATCGATCCTCCCGCCCACAAGACCACCGGTGATAGAATACTCAACTCAGGTCCTCATCGACTCTCCTCCCGCTCGCGTCTGGGAGATTCTCACCGACGCCAGCCGATATGCCGACTGGAATCCGGAGGTCCTCGGAATCGAGGGCAGCTTTTCACCCGGCGCCCGGATCACCGCGCGCGTCCGCCTCGGCGATGGCGCCACGCGCCGCGTCCCGATGCGCGTCACCGAGCTCGCGGCGCCAACGCGGATGGTCTGGACCGGCGGCCTCCCCTTCGGGCTCTTCGTCGGCCGCCGCACCTATACCATCGTGCCCTCGCCCGGCGGAACGGAATTCCACATGCACCTTGTAATGAGTGGCCCGCTGTCGGGACTGATCGGTAAATCGGTCGGCGATCGACAACCCGAGATCGATTCCTTCGCCGCCGGCCTCAAGCGCCACGCCGAGCGTCGCGATTGAAACGATCGCTACGCGTCGTCGCCGCATTCGCATTCCTCGGCTGCGCATCGCAGTCGCACGTCGGTGGCGCGGGAGCGTCAAACGCGTCCGCATCGCTCCCGGATTCCGGCGCGTTCGTGATCGCCGGCGATCCGCGCGACGCATCCGGTTCACCATGGTCCTTTCGCGGCTCCGTCGACGGCGTTCGGTACGACTTGACGGGAGTCATTCTCGTTCCGGCCGGCCCTGGTCCTTTTCCGGCGGTTGTTCTGAGCCACGGATCCGGCGGCAACGCGCGATTCATCGCGAGCCAGGTCGGCCGGACGATGGTCACGTGGGGCTTCGTCTGCATCGCCGTCGATTACACACATGCGGTCGACGTTCCGTTCGGCGCGCCCGGCAGGCCGTCCGAGACCGGCGCGTCGCGCGCCAACGTCTTGCGCGCGCACATGACCAGGGAACTGCTGCGTCGCCTTCCCTACGTCGACAACAGTCGCGTCGCGGCGCATGGTCACAGCCTCGGCGCCTACCTGCAAGTCGCTTGGCTCGCCGAGTATCGTGGCGACGTTCAGGTGGCCTCACATACCGGCGGCGGCGTTCGTCCTCCACAGTCCCGCATCGCGCCGGCACCGACCGTCGACGAAGCCGCCCGGATCACCGTGCCGTACCAACTGCACCACGGATCGGCCGACGAAACCGTTCCCCTCACCTGGGACGAGCGTCTCGCGAGCGTCCTTCGCGATCACGGCGTGGAGAACGCCCTTTACGTATACGACGGCGGCCACTTGGCTCCCCGTTCGAATCCACTGATGTTCGACCGCGTTCGTGCATGGTACGCCCTGCACGGCGTGCGATGAGGCGAACGGTCTAGCCTCGTCCCCGCAGCGAGGCCAATAGCTCCTCGTGCATCGTCACCAGCTGGCGGAGCGACGCGGCCTGTTCCTCGCGCAGTGCGATCTCTCGTCGTCTGAGCTCGAGCGTCTCGTGTTGGGTCTGACGCATCTCCTGCGACCGCCGCTCGGCACGATCTCGGTTCGCCACCGCCTCGGCCAGTTGCGCGTCGAGTTTTAGACGCAGGTCGCCGTTGTGCTTGGCCAGCATCCGCTGCGCCCGCATCTGTGTAAACATGGACGCGAGCAGGGCGCCCAGGACGATGAGGAAGAGGATGTTCGATAGTGTGAAGGCTTGCATGTCCGACGTCTCCGCGTGACGGATCGATACGATGTCGAAGCTATTCGAATTCACCCCAACCAGCTCGCGTCACTGCGGACGACGCGGCAGAAGCTGACGCCCATGACGTTTGCGGGTAGGTCATCGAACCCGATGCTGTCTGCCTTTTGCTTGAACGCCGCGAGCGTCGTCGAGTCGATTGCATCGCGCCGCAGCACGACGCGCGTGGGCAGGCACGTCGGACACGGCCATCCCGGTACGGCTGTGCGAACCAGCACTACACTGTCGATCGACGTGTGAACCCGCTTCGGCAGTTGCACGTTCAGCCGGCCCGCGCACAGTGCTAGCCCGAGCGAGTACGACAGACGGCTGGTCATGCGCCTCCGTGCGCGGACGTGGGCGAAAGCACCTACAGCCTGCCGGGCGGCGCCAGGCATCCCTCGAATCGGAGTGTCGCGATATTGGTCGAGTAGCGCCTGGTTGAGGCGCCCGCCGGACGACCACCCCATGCTCTCGCCACGTTCGCGCGCGGCGATCATCGCATCGCGATGCTGCGCCCATCCGGTAAGGGAGGCCAACTCCGCCGCGCGAAACGCGGCTGCCGCGTCCGCGTCGACCATGTCGGCGGCGGCGTCCCACTGTTCCGCGCGCAGGGCGTCGAAGAATGCAACTACGGCGTCGAGGGCAGGAGCGATACTAGCATCGGTCACGGCGAATTGAATCTTATAACAGTCTGCCGTGGAGCTGCAAACCTTCGGCAACTCCGGTGGCATCTTCGCTTTGCTGGCCCGCGGCCGTTTGGCAAGAGACTCAATTTTGAGATCGGTCGCCCAACACTGCGTTCAGCCTACTGACGCTGGAACTGCACCAGTCCCGCGGCGCCCGCGAAGGCGCCTTGTATCAGGTTCGGCGAGACCAACGCGCCGTCGAAATGCGACGGCGGATGTGCACCGGGAACCCCACCCGTCTGCGACACGGGCCTGACGTCCAGGTGAATGCCGCTGGCGTCCACTGCCCCCGTGATCGCGGTCGTTCCTCCGCAGCACGCCTCGGCCGTCCACGTGCCGGTGCCGGCGATGCCGCCCGCCGTCACGGCGAGCGTCCAAACCTCGCTCGAACCAGGGACTTCACCGAGTTGGCGCCACGTCCCGTTCAGCACCGTGAGCGGCGCCACGACGGGCTGAGCATTATCGCTGCATCCGGCGGCGGAAATCCCGAAGAGCACGACCGCGAGACCGGTAACTCGAAGCTTCATCATCATGGCGGCTAAACCGGCGATCGACGGCGCGCGGTCACACGACCGCGGCTGGCGTGATCGATGCGTTCTCGTCGGCGAACGTTTACGAGGCACCTATGCTGCTGATCGTCATCATCGTTCTTCTCGTGCTCTGGACACCCGGCTATTACGGCTACGGGCGCAAACGCTGGGGATGGGGCTACGGCGGAGATACGCTCACGCTCATTCTCGTCATCCTGCTCGTGTGGGCGCTCGTCGGCGGCCAATTATGAGCGGATGACGAAGCCTCGCGGGCCGCGGACGAACGAATCATCCACGGCCCGACGAGCCGTATCGTGTCTACCACTGAACAGCTATCTGCTCTCGCTTTGCGTTCCCGGATCCTTGGATCCCGGGTTCTGCGAGGAACTGTCGTCCCCCGCCAAATCGCCGCTCGACGAACTACCGGGACTTCCGTGCATCCCGCCATCGCGCTTCTTGGATTCGTCGCCCGAGCTGCCGCGCGACGTCTGATCGTTCTCGTCGCCTTCGTTGCCGATGTCGTTCGGATCGACCCGGTCTCTCTCGTGGTCCGCCATCGTCGCTCCTCGCATGAGTGGTTGCCGGACGCATTTCGTTCGGCGAACCGAGTTGTGCAGTAACAGTGCCATCGCAAAAAAACCGAATCGCGGAGACTCATGACGCGTGCACCTAGGGCTCGAATCGTGCACCCCGCTTTCACTTCCTTTGATCGTCCATGAGTCTTTCAACGAGGTGGAACAATGAGCTTGGAGTCCTTGCAGGATCTCTATCTCGAACAAATTCGCGACCTCCATAGCGCGGAGCAGCAGATCATCGACGCGCTGCCGAACATGGTCGAACGTGCCACGAACCCGAAGCTGAGCGCCGGCTTCACCCGACACCTCGAGCAGACTCGTCAGCAGGCGGGTCGCCTCGAGCGAATCGGGCAGCGCATGGAGCAGAAGGTCACCGGCAAGAAGTGCAAGGGAATGGAAGGGCTTCTCAAGGAGGGAGATGAAGCGATCGACGAAGACGGCGATCCGCAACTCGTCGATGCGGCGCTGATCGCCGCGGCGCAGCGCGTGGAACACTACGAGATCGCCGCGTACGGGTGCGCCCGCACCTACGCCGAGGCGCTCGGCTTGAACGACGACGTGGCCGTACTTCAGCAGACACTGGACGAAGAAGCCGAGACGGACGAGCAGCTGACACAAATCAGCTTGTCGATCCTCAGTCCAGACGCACAGACCCGAATCGCCGTCGAGGCGGACGCAGACCGGCCTGCGGCTCGACGGCCGCAAAGTCGTTCGAAAAACACCGAGGCTCGTCCGTAAGGAACTCGGAGGAGGGCGGCGTGCGCCGCCCTCCCCTCGAGCGGTGCGCTAGAGACCCAGCAATCGCGAGAAGAACGAGCGGTATCGTTGAAACGTCTGCCGTAGATCTTCAGTCGACACCTCGCCCCCTCGATCCCACTGCGCTTCGAGACGCGAGCGCTGCTTGCCGAATGTATCGGCGATCTCCGTGATCACGTCCGACACGAGCGCGTTCGCCTGCTCCACCGCGCGACGCGGCTCGTCGACGAAGCTCGCCTGAATGTCGGACCAACGCCGGTTCAGCTTATCCAACTCGCCGGCCTCGAAGAGCGCCGGCTCCTCCGTCGGACCTGTGTCCGCGGGCGCGTCAGCCACCGGCCGGCGCGACACCTCGCGCTCCGAGACCTGGGCTTCACGCTCGCGTTGCTCGCTCGCCTCCTCTTCCTCGACCGACCGACCGGAGCCGGTGGAAGTTCGCGGCGGATACGCCGGTGCGGAGTTGGCCTGATCGGTGAACTCCACGGGATCCTGTTCGGCGAACGTCATCGTACCTCCCGGTCTGAGCGCGGCGAAGCGACGAAGTGCAGGTCGCGCCTCAGCGTTGCATCTTGGGTGCCAGATTGCGAAGTGTGAGGGGAAAGGACGCGTCCTCGCTCAATACTTCCAACTCTTCGTGTCTGCGCCCGCCGGCGCATTCTTGTCGACTTGCGCCGACATCTTTGGTAGGAGCTCCGAGAGCGGCGGCCCCCAACAGTGCGGCGCCATTGGCTGAAACACGATCTCTCCCGACCACTTGGGCGCTGTCGTCGCTCGAAGGAAAGTGTCGAGCATGTGCACGCCCATATTCAGATAGTACGAATCCGCGTCCCCGACATAGACGTTGATCTTGTTCGCCACCTTCGGGCCGAGCGTCGCCCAATTCGTTTCGAGGATGTTCCGCAAATCGTAGCGCTCCTTCCAGTACGCCGCGATCTTGTGGTCGATCACGCCTGAAGTCTTGTCCCAGATGCGCTGCGGGTAGCCGTCCGCGCCGGCCGGGCCGTACGTCGCTTCCCAGATGTCCCACTGCCCGCCCGAGCGCGAGTGATCGCCCTGCGCGAGTTCCGACCAGTTCTCGTCCTTCATCATCGCGACGATGTTGCCGTCCGGCCGGCGCTGCGTCGGCCGCTCGACCTTCATCCACGGATGCTCGATGAAATACGCGTTCGTGTCCGAGTAGACGTTCACGATCTGGTGATATCGGAAGTCGACCCCGTCCGGACACAGGGACCAGGTTCCTCCATAGAAATCCGGATAGAAGACCTGGTGCGCGAGCGAGATCCAGCCGCCGGTCGACCCGCCCGTGAGCAGCCGCGCGTACGGTTGGCCGATCGCCCGGAACTTGGACTCGACCGCCGGAATCAACTCCTTCGTGATCGCGTCGCCGTACGGGCCGTTGTTCGCCGAGTTGACGCCATAGGAATCGTCGTAGTAGGGCGATGGATGTTGCAGCGTGACCAATAGCATCCGCGGCGTGCCGTCGGCCTGCCAATAATCGGTGAAGCTCTGCTGCGCTCCCCCGCGTCCGCTGCCGCGTCCACGTCCTCCTGCCCCTCCAAAACCGCCGGGCGCACCGAGTGAGAAGTGCCCTTCGTCGTAGACGACCGGAAACTTCACGTCGGGATGCTTGTCGTAGTCCTTCGGCAGTAGGATGGTCGCCCCCAGGTATATCGGATGGCCCCACCACTTCGTGAGGATGTCGCTCTGGATCTTGATCCGCTTCACGTAGTCGTTGTCCGCGGGCACCTTCACCGGCGGAATCACTTTGTCCGCGACGAGCTTGATCGGTGTCGAAGATTTCGGATCGAAGGTGACCTTTACCGGCTCGCCGAAGAGGTTGCCCGGCGATCGCTGCCAGTGTTGCCCCTCCCACTGATCCATGTGCAGCCAAACGGTATGACCGTCGGCGCGCGCGAACTTGGTGTAGACGTTGATGAACGGCTGGACCCAGTACTCGCCGGCGGGAATGTCGCGCAGACTTCGCGACGGAAAGCCAAACGCCCGCGCGTCGACGACGATGGCGCGTCCCGGTGTGACTTCATCGATGTCGACCCCGAACAACGGAACACCCGTCTCACCGGTCTGCTGGATCGGCGGCCGTTGGGCGTCGTTCGACTTGGAGAGCGCGACGTACGCGCGTCCCGTGATTGGGCCAGCGTGTGCCGAGGACGGGACGGTGATCTCGAAGCGGGCCTGAGCCGGAAGGATCATCGGCGCCGCGAGCGAGGCAAGTGCTGACAACGCGGAGCGAAAACGTTTCGTCATTGTTCCGTGAGATCGAGTGTTGAGAGGCCGGCGTGCGGTTGAGCGGCGACGTCTCGGGTCTCACCGCCAACCGCCTGAATCTGAAGCGTGACCGCTACCGATGGCCACGGGCGTCGCGACCGTGGCGCCCGTTTTAGGACTTGCTCGCCACTCGGAACTCAGAATTCAGTCCTGAGGGCAGTCCTGAGTCCTGGTCAGGTCGCACCTGCCATTCAAGGCAGGTGGCGTTCAAAGCAGCTCTCACGCCGCGTAATCTCGATCCGCTATGCTCGATGCTGGTCTCACGCCCCTGCATCCGCCCTCGCCCCGACGTCTCCTAGTCGGATCGGTGACGATAGGCGTCGATGACGGAATAGCAGTTCCACACAAAGGCCGACAAGACGGCGTACCGCACGCCGACTCGCGCGCCGATCACGAGATACGCGACTACGGCGCTGAACTGAATGACCGCGGCAATGGGCCGACCCTGCAACAATTGGCCGGCGCCGGGGATGAAGCCACTCGCCAGCGCTTCTGTTGCAGTACTGCGGTTTTGAACAGGCGACGACACGCGGAACCTCGAGCGGCGACTATCGTAACCTGCCTCGATTCGCGCTCAGAGTCCAAGCCTTACCCGCAATTAAAGGCCACGGCGCTGTCGTCGACGTAGTCCTCGCGGGCTCCGGGCGAGATGAATTCCATTGTCGGCGTTCGTTGGAGGTCGTCTCGTGAAACACTTCCCGACTGCCGACAATTTGCCTACTCTGATGAGTAGTGCACATGACACAGGGACTCATGACTACGTACCTTCGGCTGGTCGCCGCGGTAGTCGCGGTGCTGGGCTGCAGTGAGACACGCGCATTCGTGCAGCCGCCGGCCAGCGAATATACGGCCGCCCGCTTCGAGCTCGCGACGACTCGGCGCGACACGATTCAGGGCGCGGCCATCTCGCAGGAATTCCTGCGCGTCATTGATGTTCATCCTGTACTCGGACGGTCGTTCATCGCCGAGGATTTCCAGCCGGCCGGACCACCAACGTCCCTCATCAGCTACGACCTGTGGCATGACCGACTCGGCGCGGACGTCGCCATCATCGGCAAGCCAATTCGATTGAACGGGGCCGACGTCATCGTCGTCGGCGTCACACCGAAAGGCGTCGAATTCCCAAAGGGCGCATCAGTCTGGGTTCCGCGGCGCTGAGCGTATCTGGACCGGGCGTCTAGATCGGGTGCGAGGTGGCCGAGGCCGTGCGCCGGGTGCTCAGCCACAGCCAGACTGCCGCGACAACGAACCCCACCACGCCGTAGAAAACGCCGAACGCCGGCTGGAAGACGGCGGCGATGACTACGCCGACGATCACTCCGAGCGCCGTTTGGCCGATGGCGCGGGCAAGCGAGACGCGACGAAGAAAAATCCAGGCCAAAAGAGGAGTGAGTACCGCGCCGACGATGGCGCCGAAGAAGGCCCCGAGTGTGAACACCATGAGCCAAGCGCGCAGCATGACCAAGCCCCGCTCGGCGGTGATTTCGACGACGGAGGAAAGACCGCCGAGGATGGCGCCGCAGATAGCTCCCGTCAGAACGAGCCCGACGGTGACGGCGAGTATGCGACCGGGCGAGACTCTCATCTTCGGTGAAGCGCGCGTCCTGGGACGCGCGTCCTAGGAAACGCTAACGCGAGCGAGTCGCGCGCACGTCGCGGAACTTGGTGCTGTCCCGAATCCGCAGTTCACCGATGAGGCTGTCACGCCGTATCTGGAACCGCCATACGCCATTCGGGATGCCGCACGTTAACGACGCGCCGAGTGCGGCGACCCGGCACGTGAGCACGCCCATCTCCTGTTCTTGCGCGTTGACGATCTTGCGCGCGTCCATCGACACGCTGTCGCCGGGCTTCGCTCGGGTGATCCGGTAAACCACGACTTCGTCGTTGCACGACGAAGGCCGCACGAGGCACAGCGAGGTGCCGCGCCAGACGCCAACAGGATCTGAGGCGCCCGTCGCCGCTTGCGCCGACCCGCGACGCGCGAGCGCGCCGAGCGCGCCGAACACGGCGAGGACAACCAGGCTGGATCGCAGATTCATGGACGCGGTCCCCGGTGGCGCTCGAGTAGTCATCGGTCGAGCAAGCTGCCGGTGAGAGACCCGTTACGGCCAACGTTTGTTAGCCCTACTGGCCGCGGCGCCCGGACTTCGCCGAGGTCGATTGCGGCTTGACCTGCGGGGTGCGCGGCGGGGGTGGTGCGCCCGTTGCGCGCCGATCCGGCGCGACGGGATGCGCAGCCTTGGGCTTCTTCGAAAAATCCGGAATGTGTCGTTCGCCTTTGTGCTTCATCTGTTCCTCCGTCGTCCACCCGTCCACCCGTCCACCCGTCCACCCACCCACCCACGGTAACCACTCAGCGCCGCGTCGGCGAGCCCAGCGTTCGCAACCCGCATCCCCGAGGCTGGGCTCGCATAAAGATTGCCCCTCCCAAGGGCAATGATTCATCCGTCCAACGCGGGTGCCCTCGTCGTCATGCTCGCGTTACTTGGTGGCAGCGCGTTGCGCGGCCAGAACGCAGACTCCGGGGCGGCTCGCGCGCGCCCTGCCCCGGCGCCGCCAGTGTTTTCGATCGGGCAGCCGTCGATTTGGCCACAGCAGGTCTCCGCACAGGGAACGGCGTACACCCAGAGTGGCCGCTACGGCGCGACGTTCAGCTACGGCGTCTTCCACGCGTTCAACAAACCGCCGATCACGGCGTTCAACCCTCTGCTGGGCCTCATCGGCGGCACCGTCGAAGGGTACGGCAGCGTCGGTGGCGTCGAAGACGCTGGGCTTCGCGCGATGGCCACCTCGCGACTCCTCGCGACCAGCGTCGGCGCGGACTGGGACATTCGACACGACCGCGTCGACGCCATCTTCAGTTGGCAGAGCGCGATCCGCCGCGGTGGCCTAGTCGGTTCCGGCTCCATGGTTCGTATCGACTGGATTCCGGCGCGTGCACAGACGGTCCGCATCGGCGTCGCCGCTCCACTCTTTCAGCCGCTCGCCGGGCGCACGCGTCCGAGAGCGACGAGCGTCACGATTCCCGATGCGCCGCAAGAGCGCGCGACGACACCCGCGCCACGCGATCCTCACACACAGCAACTGATTCGTGAGATCGAATCGGCGTCCGAAGTCATCGCCGCCTACTCCAATCTCTACGCCGACGACGCGGTTCACGCCTCGCGCGGCAGCAGCTACCGCGCGGCCATGGACCGGTCGCGTACCGCGCTCGAGGAGTTGTTCGCGGCAGGGCTCGACGGCCCGGAGTGCGCGCGCGCGGCGCGACGCGCTCGCCTCGCCGTCCTCGATCGCGTCATCATCCCGGTCGACTCGGTCTTCGGAAGAGCGAAACAAGTGGATGTGACCCGTCTCGCGAGCGGCGCCGCCGATGACTTTGATCGATGGCTCCGTGATTCCTCGGCGCTTGTCCCGGCCAAACGACCGATCGCCGCGTCCGGGTTCGCGGAGTGGCTCGATGCGGTCACGCCACCCATGCGCGCGATCGTCGAGCGCAATCATGATTCGCGTTTGGTTTGGCTTCCCATGGACTTGGCGCTCACGTTCGATCAGTACGACGAACAGCTCCAGGTCGACTCACTCATCGGCCGAGTGGTCGGGCATCCGTTCACCGATCGCAACGACTTGATGTACATGCGCAGCACCGACCTCCCACTCGAGGTCGCGCGTTCCATCCTCGCGGCGCGGCAGTACCACGTGCTGTGGACGCACGAGTTGATGGGGCGAGAGTGGTACACGCGCGCTATCGACAACGTCGGCTACACGATGGTGGCGGACGCGTATTTCCCGGCGCTCACGGCGGCGGTTCGTCGATACGACAGCACCGGCGTCATGCCGACATACATCATCCTCCACGATCAGTTCTACTATGAAACCTCCGACGGACGTCTCTGGCTGACGATCCTCGAGGATCCGCTCGACGCATCGATGGCCATCGAAGGCGACGACGGCACGAAAGAACGGTATCTGCGTGAGCGGCAGAACGAGCTCCGCGCCGCCGTCGCGGCGTCTCGGCGCCTGCAACAGGACGCACGCGCGTCAGGCGACGCCGCCGGTTGGCTGCGCAACACGGTCAAAGTGCACGTGAACGTGATGAATCAGTCCGACTTCTCCTTCCGCAGCAGTCACATCATCCCCGGCGTCCGGTTCACTCCCGACAACCTGATGCGCGATCATCGCAAGCTGGTTATCTACGATGTGACCGAAGCCGAGCCGAGTCGGGGCGCGGTGTTGGTAATGGGCATCGGCATCGGCGAAGTGTATTCCAGCGCCGGGTGGGAGGACCGCGGATTTCGCCTTCGCGGTCCCGCCACGCTCGACGCACGCGCGGGCCTTCGGCAGACGTTGCGCGAGAACGGCTTTTCGGAGAGTGAGATTCCGGCGCCGCTCCGCGCCGTGGCCAGCAAGCGCGCACAGGAAGAAAAGGCGAACCTCGGCGAGTTCGTCGGCCAAGCGCTGCAGGTGCACAACGAGGTCGGCTTCGGCGCAAAGAAGTCGTCGGTTGCGCGCGCGATGCTGTACAACCTCGCCCAGCCCGGCGCGGTGATCATCGTTCCCGACCAGCTCTGGATGAGCGAGACCTGGGCGGGAATGCTCGTCGGAGCCGCCGCGCGCGGCGCACGCGTCCAGATCATCGCGCCCGCGCTGGCGAACGCGCCGATTCCCGACGCGCCGGCGATGGCGCGCGCCCACGACGTGCTGATCCGGATGCTCGCGCTGCGCGACAGTCTGGCGCCGGCGTTGCACGAGAGTGGCGGCGAGCTCCACATCGGGCTCTTCGCCGCGCGTGCGTCGGAAAACGACGCGGCCGGCCGCATACGCGAGGTGCGCGCGGGACTCGCCCGCTATCCGTGGATCCGCACCGTGATTCCGTTCGATGACAAAACGCTCTCGGTCCTCGACCGCGTCGAGCGCGAGATCGCGAGCAGCGGCCGTCCGGACGCGACGCATCTCACGCCCAACGAGAAACCGCATCCGCCGCAGCCGCATCGCAAGACGCAGGTCGTCGCCCGGCCGACCGCGATCGCCGCCCTGCTCCATCAGCCCGGATGGGACGACATCCTCGCCGACGCCATGCGTGTGCAATCGAGCCAGAGCACGACCTTCGCCAAGCAATTGGGCGAGACGCACCCCGCCGTCGACACCGCCGCCACGCGCCGCGCCGACCAGATGATGCGCGGCTACGAGGCGAGCATTCCGGCGGCGGAGCGCAAGCGCGTGAGCTTCTACTTCGCCGAGGGCTCACACAACATGGACGACCGCGGGATCGTCTCCGACGGCGAGGCGATGTTGATCGTGTCCGGCCCGCAGGCGTCCGCCGGACTCGTCGACCTCTTCTATATGATGGCGCGCACCACGTGGATCGATCGACCGGCCGAACTGGAGCAATTGCTTCCAGCCCAGTCGTCACTCGTCAGGCGGTTTGCGCACTGGATTCGCGCGGTGTTGTGAGCGAGGTCATCGCTCAGTCGCGCGGCCTCTCTCCCACTCGACGAACGGTCCATCGAAGTCTCTGAGGTGCGTGCCGTCGAACGACCACACGCGCGTCGCGACCTCGCGCAGGAAGGCTCGGTCGTGACTCACCAAGAGCACCGAGCCGTCGTATTCCTCGAGTGCGTCCTCCAGCGCCTCGATGTTCTCGACGTCCAGATGGTTGGTGGGCTCGTCGAGGATGAGGAGATTGGCGTGCGCAAGCGTCATGAGCGCGAGCGCAACGCGAGCCCGCTCGCCGCCGCTCAGTGTGCCGATCTCGCGAAACACTTCGTCGCCACTGAAGCCAAACGCACCGAGACAATTCTGCACCGCGCCTCGGCTCCACAATGGCCGCTGCTCTTGGATCGCATCGAACAAGGATTT
Above is a genomic segment from Gemmatimonadaceae bacterium containing:
- a CDS encoding SRPBCC domain-containing protein, whose amino-acid sequence is MIEYSTQVLIDSPPARVWEILTDASRYADWNPEVLGIEGSFSPGARITARVRLGDGATRRVPMRVTELAAPTRMVWTGGLPFGLFVGRRTYTIVPSPGGTEFHMHLVMSGPLSGLIGKSVGDRQPEIDSFAAGLKRHAERRD
- a CDS encoding ferritin-like domain-containing protein, which encodes MSLESLQDLYLEQIRDLHSAEQQIIDALPNMVERATNPKLSAGFTRHLEQTRQQAGRLERIGQRMEQKVTGKKCKGMEGLLKEGDEAIDEDGDPQLVDAALIAAAQRVEHYEIAAYGCARTYAEALGLNDDVAVLQQTLDEEAETDEQLTQISLSILSPDAQTRIAVEADADRPAARRPQSRSKNTEARP
- a CDS encoding dienelactone hydrolase family protein — translated: MKRSLRVVAAFAFLGCASQSHVGGAGASNASASLPDSGAFVIAGDPRDASGSPWSFRGSVDGVRYDLTGVILVPAGPGPFPAVVLSHGSGGNARFIASQVGRTMVTWGFVCIAVDYTHAVDVPFGAPGRPSETGASRANVLRAHMTRELLRRLPYVDNSRVAAHGHSLGAYLQVAWLAEYRGDVQVASHTGGGVRPPQSRIAPAPTVDEAARITVPYQLHHGSADETVPLTWDERLASVLRDHGVENALYVYDGGHLAPRSNPLMFDRVRAWYALHGVR
- a CDS encoding ABC transporter permease, which gives rise to MTTYLRLVAAVVAVLGCSETRAFVQPPASEYTAARFELATTRRDTIQGAAISQEFLRVIDVHPVLGRSFIAEDFQPAGPPTSLISYDLWHDRLGADVAIIGKPIRLNGADVIVVGVTPKGVEFPKGASVWVPRR
- a CDS encoding alpha/beta hydrolase-fold protein, encoding MTKRFRSALSALASLAAPMILPAQARFEITVPSSAHAGPITGRAYVALSKSNDAQRPPIQQTGETGVPLFGVDIDEVTPGRAIVVDARAFGFPSRSLRDIPAGEYWVQPFINVYTKFARADGHTVWLHMDQWEGQHWQRSPGNLFGEPVKVTFDPKSSTPIKLVADKVIPPVKVPADNDYVKRIKIQSDILTKWWGHPIYLGATILLPKDYDKHPDVKFPVVYDEGHFSLGAPGGFGGAGGRGRGSGRGGAQQSFTDYWQADGTPRMLLVTLQHPSPYYDDSYGVNSANNGPYGDAITKELIPAVESKFRAIGQPYARLLTGGSTGGWISLAHQVFYPDFYGGTWSLCPDGVDFRYHQIVNVYSDTNAYFIEHPWMKVERPTQRRPDGNIVAMMKDENWSELAQGDHSRSGGQWDIWEATYGPAGADGYPQRIWDKTSGVIDHKIAAYWKERYDLRNILETNWATLGPKVANKINVYVGDADSYYLNMGVHMLDTFLRATTAPKWSGEIVFQPMAPHCWGPPLSELLPKMSAQVDKNAPAGADTKSWKY